A stretch of DNA from Armatimonadota bacterium:
AGCAACGGAATCCGCAAAACGAGCTACGTGCCGGTAGTCGTTTTGCACATCGGCATACAGACGCGGCGAGTGGCGCTGCTGGCAGACCTGGAACACGGGCAGAGCCGTGTCAGGGAACTTGGCGCAAACGCGCAAATTGAGGTCGTCCCAACTGCCAACATTACGCCGGTGCGCCGTGTTGAGCCGCAATGGCACAACTATCCCGACGCGCTCCGTTCGTTTCCGTTCTGGCTCTACACCGCCAATACGCTGCTGATCTGCGTGCTAACGATGGCGGGTACCGTGATCTCTGCAGCCTTGCCGGCGTACGGTTTCGCCCGGGTGCGGTGGCGTGGACGCGACACACTTTTCTTCATCCTGCTGGCCACCATCATGCTGCCTCCGCAGGTCACCATGCTGCCTGTGTTTCTTATCTTCCGAAGACTGCACTGGACAGGCACATTTCTGCCGCTGATTGTGCCGGCGTTCTTCGGCCCGGCGTTCTACATTTTCCTGCTGCGGCAGTTCTTCAGAACGCTTCCGCAGGAACTGTCGGACGCGGCGCGAATTGATGGGTGCTCGGAGGTAGGAATTCTGGCGCGAGTTATCGCACCGATATCCAAACCAGCTTTAGCCACTGTAGCGCTTCTAGCCTTCACCAGCGCATGGATGGACTTCAGTGGACCGCTGATTTACCTGCATGACGAACGAACCTATACGCTGGCTGTTGGCCTTCTGGCGTTTCTTGGCCGACACGGCGGCGAGTGGGCGCTCCTGATGGCAGCCAGTACCGTCATCACATTGCCGATGCTGGTGATCTTCTTCTTCGCTCAGAAGACCTACATCCAGGGAATAGCGCTTACCGGCATGAAGGGCTGATCTACCCGGACGAGCTTTTGCCCGGCTTACGGGGCGCACTGGCGGATTCTGGCCTGGAAGATACCGGCGCTACTACCCGTGCGCGGGCCAGCGTGCGCTCAGCATCGTCCTGCGGGCCCTTGCGAATTCCCGGGATGCCAAATCTGCGGACGATGCGGTCCAACAGCCGGTCTCGATCGACTGGCATCATGCTCTTCTCACCTCCACAACGCGCGATATCTGCCGTACGGCAAGATTACCGCGCAGGTTTCGCGGATTGTGCGCTTATGGACCAGCCGGTGACTCCATCGGCTATACTATCGATTCTGCGACGATCAGGCCTGGAGGAGGATCCCGAGCGTGAATACGTGGAAGCGGACGGTTGGCTGCGGCGAGTTGACGGTTACCGATGTCGACGCCACCGTTCGATTGAATGGTTGGGTAAATCGTCGGCGCGATTTCGGCGACCTGGTGTTCATCGACGTCCGTGACCGGACCGGACTGGTGCAGGTTGTAGCCGACGCTTCCGTCTCCCGTGACGTGCTCGAGCAGGCCGGCGCCCTTGGACGTGAGTATGTGGTTGCCGTTGAAGGAGCCGTGCGCTTACGCCGGCCCGGAACGGCGAATGCAGCCATGGCGACTGGTGAGATCGAGGTTGCTGCAGCGCGCATCGACGTGCTGAACGCCAGTGAACAACTGCCATTCGGAGTTGCCGATGACGAGTTTCAGGCATCTGCAGATGAAACGCTGCGCGTTCAGTACCGATACCTGGATCTGCGAAGGCCCGACATGTACCGCCGCTTGAAGTTGCGACACCAGGCCGTGAAGTACATCCGGGACTTCCTGGACGGTCACGGCTTCCTTGAAGTGGAAACACCGCTGTTTACCAAGAGTACTCCGGAGGGTGCGCGCGACTATCTGGTGCCGTATCGCCTGAATCCCGGCATGTTTTACGCCCTGCCACAATCGCCTCAGCAGTACAAGCAGCTTCTCATGGTCGGCGGAGTAGAGCGGTACTTCCAGATTGCGCGATGTTTCCGGGATGAAGCCCAACGGGCGGACCGGCAGCCGGAGTTTACACAACTCGATCTGGAAATGTCGTTCATCGAGCAGGAAGATGTGCTCTCATTAATCGAGGAGCTGCACATCGGCCTGGTCAGGGCAATGAGCGGCAAAAGCATGCTCACGCCTTTCCCGCGATTCACCTACGACGAGGCAATGGACCTGTATGGCACCGACAAGCCGGACATCCGCTTCGGTCTGGAGGTTGTTCGGCTGAACGGGATCGCGGCCCGATGTGACTTTGGCGTGTTTCGCTCAGCGGTCGATGCCGGAGGCGGCGTAGCCGCAGTCCGATACCCGGGTGGCAGTGCTCTCAGTCGCCGCGAGGTGGATGAGCTTGGCGCGATGGCGAGGGAGGCCGGCGCCGGCGGATTGGCCACTATTGCCGTAACGGAGTTGAGCGCGGCGCACGTAAAGTCTGCTCTGTCGCGCTACTTTGATGCGACGGAAATGGAGGCCATCCTCACCGCATGCCATGCCGAGCAGGGCGACCTGTTGTGCCTTGTCGCAGACGCCGAGCCGGATACGGTGAATGTCGCAATTTCAAGACTGCGCCTGGAGATTGGCCGCCGACTGAATCTTCGATCACCGGACATGCTCTGCTTTTGCTGGATCACCGACTTCCCTCTGGTGAAGTGGGACGAAGCGAACGAGCGTTGGGACTCGGAACACCATCCGTTTACGATGCCGCACGAACAGGATCTGCCGAAGTTTGATACCGACCCGGCCGCAATCCGGGCTCATTGCTACGACCTGGTGTGCAACGGGCAGGAGAGCGGATCAGGCAGCATCCGGATCCACCGGGCCGATATTCAGGAGCGGGTCTTTGACCTGTTGGGCATCTCGCGGGAACGCCAGCAGGAGCGCTTCGGCCACATCCTCAAGGCATTCTCGTACGGTGCTCCACCTCACGGCGGTATCGCTACAGGCATTGATCGGCTAATCATGAACCTGCTCGGTGAGGCAAACATTCGGGAAGTAATCGCGTTTCCTAAGACCGGCATGGGATATGATCCCCTGATGGACTCGCCGTCGCGCGTGGATCAAGAGCAGCTCGACGAACTCGGTCTGGCTGTCAAACGGCAGAAGCAATAATCGCGGCGTCCTGCCGACCACAAATGCGGGAGATTGCTGATAGAAGCGGGAGCCTTGCGCGTGCGCAGGTGCAGCTATGCCGCAGCCGGCACGCCCAACAATCGCGCAGAAGCCGGCACAAGCAGATCCGGCGCAAAACCGGCCAGGCTACAAGGCTTCGTCGCCCTCGTCACCAGTTCGGATGCGTACCGCGCGCTCTACATCCGATATAAAGATTTTGCCATCACCCACCTCGCCTGTGGCCGCGGCCGCGAGCGCAACTGCCAGCGCATCTTCGACATTTGCATCGGCAACGACCATTTCGACCTTCACTTTAGGAAGCAAGTTGACGACATAGGTATTGCCGCGATACTTTTCGGTCCGTCCGCGCTGGTGGCCGAAGCCACGAACGTCGGTCACCGTCATACCCACGATGCCGATGTCGGCCAGCGCCTGTTTCACATCCTCAAGCTTGATCGGCCGGATTACACACTCAATCTTCTTCATGGCGCTCTCCCGGCCGGTTAGAAGTCTGTTCCTTGAGCCGCTGGAGAACAGCAGCCCCGATGGCGCGAGTACCTACGGAGCACTCTCCCGGCGCGGCAATATCCGCCGTGCGGCAGCCGGCTGTGAGCGCGGCATCCACGGCCGCCTCAATGGCGACGGCCGCAGGTTCGCAGTCCAGCGAATACCGGAACATAAGCGCTACTGAGAGGATAGCAGCCAACGGATTTGCCACGTCGCGGCCGGCAATGTCGGGCGCTGAGCCATGTGCCGGTTCAAACAACCCCCGCCGGTGTCCGGCCGGGCCGAAGTCGCTGCCCAGACTGGCCGAAGCCAGCATCCCAAGGCTGCCGGTAAGCATCGCCGCTTCATCGCTCAGGATATCTCCAAACATGTTTTCGGTCACGATCACGTCAAACTGCGCGGGATTTCGGATCAACTGCATGGCAGCGTTATCAACCAGCATGTGACTGAGTTCTAGATCCGGATACCGGCTCAAGCCCATCCCGGTCACGGTCTCCCGCCACAGCCGTGATGTCTCCAGGACATTTGCCTTGTCCACGCTGCACATGCGCCCACGCCGGCTTGCGGCGGCACGAAATCCTGTTTCTGCGATCCGCTCAATCTCGGCGCGCGAGTACACGCATGTATCCACTGCGAATTCGCCGGTAGGATCGCGGTGCCTTGGCTGACCGAAATAGATCCCGCCCGTCAGTTCCCGGACGACCATCAGATCGACGTCGGGATCCTCCAGCGCGCGACGCAACGGCGAGCTGCCACGCAGCGCAGCGTGCACGCGTACGGGCCGAAGATTGGCGTACAGGCCGAGTTCCTTCCGGATTGGCAGCAGCGCACCGGATTCAGGCCTCTTGGTCGCGGGCTGTATCGCGTCCCACTTCGGGCCTCCGACAGCCCCGAGGAGCACCGCGTCCGAGGCCCTGCAGAGCGCTCGTGTGGCCTCAGGCAGCGGCTCGCCGATCGCATCCAGCGCGGCTCCGCCAATCAGCGCATGCTCGATATCGAGAGAGACGCCATGCAGTTCGGCTGCGGCTGCCGCAACCAGCTCAGCTTGAAGCAGAATCTCCGGTCCGACACCGTCACCAGCCAGAACAGCGATACGGAATCCAGTCATGCTTCTTGCTGTTCCGTTCCGCACCGGCTCAATTGCATCAGGTGCAGCACGGTTTCGAAAGCCTGTGCCCGCCAGAAGCCGACTGCGGCCGGGTTGGACGCAGCGGCACACAACTGAACGGTAGCTCCCTGCTTCAGCGAGAAATCACGTAGCAGTGCCCGGACCAGGTTACCAGCAACTCCGCGGCGGCGCCATTCCGGCGTCACGTACAGGTCGGCTATCCAGGCCTCGTTACCGGTGAACATGAATGGCGACGGTACGCGCGTGGACCCGGCAACAAATCCAAGAAGTGTGGTCGCCAACGGCTCCTCGGCGACCCAGACGTGCCAGTCGCGTCCAGTCAGCAGGCGCCTTGCGTGCTCCAGGTGCAGCCTTGTGCCCGGCGGCACCCCCGGCAGCCGCCGATCAAGTTCGTGGTGCTCGTTCATCAACCGCAGCCAGAGTGCGGCAACCTGCTCAGCATCGCGCACTCCGGCGCGGCGAACCGTTGGTACGGGGAGTGCGTCTGTGGGCAAAGTCATCCTTCCTGCGGCGAACCCAAATGAACCGATCCGAGCACAGGATTCTACCGTATTCGCCCGCTGCCAGGCACGTGGCTATGGCAGCGCCGGACCATCAAGGCTTCGGAACCAGACGCGCGCGGAGGTTACCGTATTCCGGGTGGGAGCCACGATACGGAACGGCACAGATGCGCCCGCCGGCATTGTGGTATCAGTGGCAACCGCAGCTTGCGACGACAGGAGCCGGCCGCTGCGGTCAACGAGGCTCACTGCCGCCTCCAATCCGGTCAGCGCCCGGCCGCTGGTGTTGCGAACCGAACCCGTCACGACCAGGAACCCGGGATGAGGCGCAACGTGAACTGCGCTCGCTTGCACAGCGCGATTCGAAAGGACGGCCACAGGCATCCGATGCGCCGCGGGGCTAACAAGGAACCATCCGGCCAGCGCCGCGAGCAGCGCAGCGATGCCCAGTGCAGTTTGAAGTGCGCGCCGTCGTGATGCGCCACGCGGATCGCCAGTTACCAGCCGGAGTTCGGGCTGCCCGTCCGGGCAGGCGGTTGACTTCGGAAGGCTGAACGCAGTTGCGTAGGAACGTGTCATTGGAGTTACCCCTGGTGGATATACGTATCGGCGTCATAAATCAACGCCTGTTTGTCTACTATCCCGTCGGGAGTGAACCCGGAAGCAACATCACAATTCTGCCCGAAATCGTTAGAAATCGGTTGTGGGCGGCCGCGTACGCGGGCTAATGCGGGTGCGAGGGCACTGCCGGAACTGCGGCGGCCGGTGTCGCAGCGCGGCCGTTTGGAGCGCGCGTCGCCTTCTCTCTAGCGATATTCCGCGGCTCAAGTGCGCGACGCAATACATCGCTCACGTCATCCACAAACTCGATATCAATCGCCTCACGAACCGGCTCGGGTACTTCCTCCATCACGTCCTTTCGATTACGATCCGGCAAAAGGAGCGTGGTGATGCCGGCTCGGTGCGCACCAAGGACCTTATCTTTGATGCCGCCGACCGGCAGCACACGGCCCGAAAGCGTTACCTCACCCGTCATGGCCAACAGTGGTCGCACACGACGGCCACTGAAGAGCGACGCCAACGCCGTGGTCATGGTAATGCCGGCGGATGGTCCGTCTTTAGGTATTGCGCCAGCCGGAACGTGGATGTGGATATCGTGCGTCTCGTAGAAGTCGGACGGAGAGCCGATCTCCTCGGCGTGTCCGCGGACATACGACAGGGCTGCCTGTGCCGACTCGCGCATCACATCGCCCAGCTGCCCGGTAATCGTAAGCACACTCGGCCGGGACGCCGGCGCCGGCGTGGCGGCTGCCTCGATAAATATAATATCGCCCCCCATCGGCGTCCAGACCAGACCGGTGGCCACACCCGGCCGTTCCACTCGCTTCATGGCTTCTTCACTCTCGAAGCGAGCCGCCCCTAGGTACCGGCCAACCACCTCAGTTGTCACGCGGAGGTGGTCGCGGGTGCCCTCCGCAAACTGCCGCGTTGCCTTACGGCAAATCGCCGCTATCTCTCGCTCCAGGTTGCGCACACCGGCTTCACGCGTGTAGCCACGGATGATCAGGCGGATTGCGGGCGCCAGGAAGCTGATTCTACCGGCGATACCATGTTCGGCCACCTGTTTGGGAACCAGGTGCCGCTTGGCGATGGCAAGCTTTTCCTCTTCGGTATAGCCAGAGATCTCGATCACTTCCATCCGGTCGCGGAGCGGCGGCAGAATGGTGTCCAGCACATTAGCTGTTGTTACAAACAGTACGTTGCTAAGATCGAACGGCACGTCCAGGTAGTGGTCTCGAAACGCGTTATTCTGCTCCGGGTCGAGAACCTCCAGCAATGCGCTGGATGGGTCCCCGCGAAAATCAGCCTGAACCTTGTCGATCTCATCGAGCATGAATACCGGGTTGTTGGTTTCCGCGCGCTTTATGCCCTGGATGATCTGACCCGGCAGCGCGCCGATATACGTGCGCCGATGCCCGCGCACTTCTGCTTCATCGCGCACCCCACCGAGCGATATCCGGACAAACTTACGATGGATCGCCCGCGCTATCGACTTGCCGAGCGACGTTTTGCCCACGCCGGGAGGCCCGACAAAACAGAGGATCGGTTGACGTGCCGATTCACTGGGGTTGAATTTGCGCACAGAGAGATACTCGAGAATCCGCTCTTTGACTTTGTCGAGCCCGTAATGGTCGCTATCCAGCACCTTTTTTACCGCGGCAATGTCGAGATTGTCCTTGCTGCTAACCTTCCATGGCAGCGAGACCATCCAGTCCAGATAGGTGCGCGCAACGTGATATTCGGGTGCGGCGGGGTTCATGCGCAAGAGGCGATCCAGCTCTCGATCGGCCTCTTTGCGCGCCTCTTCCGGCATACCGGCGCTGGCGATCTTTTCGCGGAGTTCGTCGGCATCTTGTGTTCTGTCGTCGCCCTCGCCCAGCTCCTTCTGGATCTGCCGCAACTGTTCGCGCAGGTAGTACTCGCGCTGGGTTTTACCAAGTTCCTGAGCCACCTCGCTCTGCAGGCGGCTTCCGACTTCGAGCACCTGAACCTCGCGCGCCAGAAGCTGGAGCAGTCGCGTCATGCGCGGTTTCAGCTCAATCGCCTCGAGAATCTCCTGACGTTCCGAGAAGGTCAGGCGTGGCATCTGGGCCGCGATGAGATCGGTGAGGACGTTTGGTTCCTGAACGTTGTTAGGCAGGTTCTGGAGTTCATCCGGCAGATCGGGTGAGAGTTGAACAACCCGTGCGAACTGTTGGCCGATAGCGCGTGTGAGCGCCTCAACGTCCAGCTTGTCCTCTTCGTTGATTTCCGGTTCGGCGATCGGCTCGATCTTGACCCGCAGATAGGGCGTGGTTTGCACCGCCTCCAGTATGCGGATTCGCTGTATCCCTTGAACGATCAAGCGGATGCCATCGGCAACTTGCGCCATCATTCGGATAGCGACGATGCATCCGATACCGTACACATCCTCCATCGTCGGATCCTCGATGGCAGGATCCTTCTTGCACACGACACCGATCAGGCGGTTGCCGTCGACCACCGATTCGTTGACAAGTTTTATCGAATTCTCACGGCCAACGCCGAGTGGCGCTACGAGGACCGGAAAAATCACAACCTCGCGGAGCGGCAGCAGATTGACCACATCGGGTAAAGGCGTCCGAACGCCGCCCTCAGATGCTGCCTCGGGAGTTGATATGCTGCTATCGTGATGTTCCAGTATCTCTGTAAGGTTTTTGGGTTCCATTCGTCCTCGCAATCGCGGA
This window harbors:
- a CDS encoding carbohydrate ABC transporter permease, whose protein sequence is MLVTSVKVDTQIFSNHVQWLPTVPTVRETVVDSNGIRKTSYVPVVVLHIGIQTRRVALLADLEHGQSRVRELGANAQIEVVPTANITPVRRVEPQWHNYPDALRSFPFWLYTANTLLICVLTMAGTVISAALPAYGFARVRWRGRDTLFFILLATIMLPPQVTMLPVFLIFRRLHWTGTFLPLIVPAFFGPAFYIFLLRQFFRTLPQELSDAARIDGCSEVGILARVIAPISKPALATVALLAFTSAWMDFSGPLIYLHDERTYTLAVGLLAFLGRHGGEWALLMAASTVITLPMLVIFFFAQKTYIQGIALTGMKG
- a CDS encoding GNAT family N-acetyltransferase, translating into MPTDALPVPTVRRAGVRDAEQVAALWLRLMNEHHELDRRLPGVPPGTRLHLEHARRLLTGRDWHVWVAEEPLATTLLGFVAGSTRVPSPFMFTGNEAWIADLYVTPEWRRRGVAGNLVRALLRDFSLKQGATVQLCAAASNPAAVGFWRAQAFETVLHLMQLSRCGTEQQEA
- a CDS encoding P-II family nitrogen regulator, with the protein product MKKIECVIRPIKLEDVKQALADIGIVGMTVTDVRGFGHQRGRTEKYRGNTYVVNLLPKVKVEMVVADANVEDALAVALAAAATGEVGDGKIFISDVERAVRIRTGDEGDEAL
- the lon gene encoding endopeptidase La, producing MEPKNLTEILEHHDSSISTPEAASEGGVRTPLPDVVNLLPLREVVIFPVLVAPLGVGRENSIKLVNESVVDGNRLIGVVCKKDPAIEDPTMEDVYGIGCIVAIRMMAQVADGIRLIVQGIQRIRILEAVQTTPYLRVKIEPIAEPEINEEDKLDVEALTRAIGQQFARVVQLSPDLPDELQNLPNNVQEPNVLTDLIAAQMPRLTFSERQEILEAIELKPRMTRLLQLLAREVQVLEVGSRLQSEVAQELGKTQREYYLREQLRQIQKELGEGDDRTQDADELREKIASAGMPEEARKEADRELDRLLRMNPAAPEYHVARTYLDWMVSLPWKVSSKDNLDIAAVKKVLDSDHYGLDKVKERILEYLSVRKFNPSESARQPILCFVGPPGVGKTSLGKSIARAIHRKFVRISLGGVRDEAEVRGHRRTYIGALPGQIIQGIKRAETNNPVFMLDEIDKVQADFRGDPSSALLEVLDPEQNNAFRDHYLDVPFDLSNVLFVTTANVLDTILPPLRDRMEVIEISGYTEEEKLAIAKRHLVPKQVAEHGIAGRISFLAPAIRLIIRGYTREAGVRNLEREIAAICRKATRQFAEGTRDHLRVTTEVVGRYLGAARFESEEAMKRVERPGVATGLVWTPMGGDIIFIEAAATPAPASRPSVLTITGQLGDVMRESAQAALSYVRGHAEEIGSPSDFYETHDIHIHVPAGAIPKDGPSAGITMTTALASLFSGRRVRPLLAMTGEVTLSGRVLPVGGIKDKVLGAHRAGITTLLLPDRNRKDVMEEVPEPVREAIDIEFVDDVSDVLRRALEPRNIAREKATRAPNGRAATPAAAVPAVPSHPH
- the leuB gene encoding 3-isopropylmalate dehydrogenase encodes the protein MTGFRIAVLAGDGVGPEILLQAELVAAAAAELHGVSLDIEHALIGGAALDAIGEPLPEATRALCRASDAVLLGAVGGPKWDAIQPATKRPESGALLPIRKELGLYANLRPVRVHAALRGSSPLRRALEDPDVDLMVVRELTGGIYFGQPRHRDPTGEFAVDTCVYSRAEIERIAETGFRAAASRRGRMCSVDKANVLETSRLWRETVTGMGLSRYPDLELSHMLVDNAAMQLIRNPAQFDVIVTENMFGDILSDEAAMLTGSLGMLASASLGSDFGPAGHRRGLFEPAHGSAPDIAGRDVANPLAAILSVALMFRYSLDCEPAAVAIEAAVDAALTAGCRTADIAAPGECSVGTRAIGAAVLQRLKEQTSNRPGERHEED
- a CDS encoding FxLYD domain-containing protein is translated as MTRSYATAFSLPKSTACPDGQPELRLVTGDPRGASRRRALQTALGIAALLAALAGWFLVSPAAHRMPVAVLSNRAVQASAVHVAPHPGFLVVTGSVRNTSGRALTGLEAAVSLVDRSGRLLSSQAAVATDTTMPAGASVPFRIVAPTRNTVTSARVWFRSLDGPALP
- the aspS gene encoding aspartate--tRNA ligase, whose protein sequence is MNTWKRTVGCGELTVTDVDATVRLNGWVNRRRDFGDLVFIDVRDRTGLVQVVADASVSRDVLEQAGALGREYVVAVEGAVRLRRPGTANAAMATGEIEVAAARIDVLNASEQLPFGVADDEFQASADETLRVQYRYLDLRRPDMYRRLKLRHQAVKYIRDFLDGHGFLEVETPLFTKSTPEGARDYLVPYRLNPGMFYALPQSPQQYKQLLMVGGVERYFQIARCFRDEAQRADRQPEFTQLDLEMSFIEQEDVLSLIEELHIGLVRAMSGKSMLTPFPRFTYDEAMDLYGTDKPDIRFGLEVVRLNGIAARCDFGVFRSAVDAGGGVAAVRYPGGSALSRREVDELGAMAREAGAGGLATIAVTELSAAHVKSALSRYFDATEMEAILTACHAEQGDLLCLVADAEPDTVNVAISRLRLEIGRRLNLRSPDMLCFCWITDFPLVKWDEANERWDSEHHPFTMPHEQDLPKFDTDPAAIRAHCYDLVCNGQESGSGSIRIHRADIQERVFDLLGISRERQQERFGHILKAFSYGAPPHGGIATGIDRLIMNLLGEANIREVIAFPKTGMGYDPLMDSPSRVDQEQLDELGLAVKRQKQ